In Calonectris borealis chromosome Z, bCalBor7.hap1.2, whole genome shotgun sequence, a single genomic region encodes these proteins:
- the GPX8 gene encoding putative glutathione peroxidase 8 isoform X1, giving the protein MEPLTTTYTLKYSVPKARVFVVFLSMVLCTAILCLLQLRFFKPKIKDFYSFEVKDSRGRIISLEKYRGKATLVVNVASYCQHTDKNYIALQELHREFGPSHFTVLAFPCNQFGESEPSSSQEIESFAKGNYGVTFPVFHKIKILGSEAEPAFKFLIDSSKKEPRWNFWKYLVSPDGKVVKFWRPEEPIENIKPEVASLIRQIIMKKREDL; this is encoded by the exons ATGGAGCCTCTCACAACTACTTATACTCTGAAATACTCAGTGCCCAAAGCCAGGGTCTTTGTTGTCTTTCTGTCGATGGTTTTGTGCACCGCCATTCTCTGCCTGCTGCAACTCAGATTTTTTAAACCTAAAAtcaaagatttttattcttttgaagtcAAGGATTCACGAGGAAGGATCATTTCCTTGGAGAAGTACAGAGGGAAA GCAACTTTGGTTGTAAACGTGGCCAGTTACTGCCAACACACAGACAAAAATTACATCGCACTGCAAGAACTACACAGAGAGTTTGGTCCCTCCCACTTcactgtgctggcttttccctgCAACCAGTTCGGAGAATCAGAGCCTAGTTCAAGCCAGGAAATAGAATCTTTTGCCAAAGGAAACTATGGAGTAACCTTCCCTGTTTTCCACAAAATCAAGATCCTAGGATCAGAAGCAGAGCCCGCCTTTAAATTTCTAATAG ATTCTTCAAAGAAAGAGCCTCGATGGAATTTCTGGAAGTACCTTGTCAGCCCTGATGGTAAAGTTGTGAAATTCTGGAGACCCGAAGAGCCCATAGAAAATATCAAGCCAGAAGTAGCATCATTAATCAGGCAGATTatcatgaaaaaaagagaagacctCTGA
- the GPX8 gene encoding putative glutathione peroxidase 8 isoform X2, giving the protein MEPLTTTYTLKYSVPKARVFVVFLSMVLCTAILCLLQLRFFKPKIKDFYSFEVKDSRGRIISLEKYRGKILQRKSLDGISGSTLSALMVKL; this is encoded by the exons ATGGAGCCTCTCACAACTACTTATACTCTGAAATACTCAGTGCCCAAAGCCAGGGTCTTTGTTGTCTTTCTGTCGATGGTTTTGTGCACCGCCATTCTCTGCCTGCTGCAACTCAGATTTTTTAAACCTAAAAtcaaagatttttattcttttgaagtcAAGGATTCACGAGGAAGGATCATTTCCTTGGAGAAGTACAGAGGGAAA ATTCTTCAAAGAAAGAGCCTCGATGGAATTTCTGGAAGTACCTTGTCAGCCCTGATGGTAAAGTTGTGA